A single region of the Micropterus dolomieu isolate WLL.071019.BEF.003 ecotype Adirondacks linkage group LG18, ASM2129224v1, whole genome shotgun sequence genome encodes:
- the LOC123987213 gene encoding histone H3 — translation MARTKQTARKSTGGKAPRKQLATKAARKSAPATGGVKKPHRYRPGTVALREIRRYQKSTELLIRKLPFQRLVREIAQDFKTDLRFQSSAVMALQEASEAYLVGLFEDTNLCAIHAKRVTIMPKDIQLARRIRGERA, via the coding sequence ATGGCCAGGACCAAGCAGACCGCCCGTAAATCCACCGGAGGAAAAGCTCCCAGGAAGCAGCTGGCCACCAAGGCTGCCCGCAAGAGCGCCCCGGCCACCGGCGGAGTGAAGAAGCCCCACCGCTACAGGCCCGGTACCGTGGCTCTCCGAGAGATCCGCCGCTACCAGAAGTCCACCGAGCTGCTCATCCGCAAGCTGCCCTTCCAGCGCCTGGTGAGGGAGATCGCTCAGGACTTCAAGACCGACCTGCGCTTCCAGAGCTCCGCCGTCATGGCTCTGCAGGAGGCCAGCGAGGCTTACCTGGTCGGACTCTTCGAGGACACCAACCTGTGCGCCATCCACGCCAAGAGGGTCACCATCATGCCCAAAGACATACAGCTGGCCCGGCGCATCCGCGGAGAGAGGGCTTAA